The region CTATATTTTTCTACCTTCACATTACTTCCATGGCGGCTTAAGTCGTTACGAGCCAGGTCAACTAACATCACATGTTCAGCATTTTCCTTTTCATCTGCTGCGAGTTTTTTAGCTAATTCAGCGTCTTCTTCATCGTTTCCGGTACGTTTAAAAGTTCCGGCGATAGGATGAATTTCTGCCTGACCATCCTGCACCACCAATTGGGCTTCAGGCGAACTTCCGAAGATCTTAAAGTTTCCGTAATCAAAATAGAAAAGGTAGGGTGAAGGATTTACGCTGCGTAAAGCGCGGTAAACATTAAATTCGTCTCCTTTAAATTTTTGAGAAAATCTGCGGGAAAGCACAATTTGAAAAACATCGCCACGATAGCAGTGCTTTTTGCCAAGTCTTACATTTGCCTTAAATTCTTCGTCGGTAAGGTTTGATATTGGTTCCTGCTGACGTTCGAAATTATAGGTTGCGAAGTTCTTAACCTTAATTAATTGTTCGATTTCAGCGATTTTTGAATCGGTATTGTAACTGTGATCAAAAATATAAGCTTCATTATTGAAATGATTAATTGCGATTATATTTTGATAAACCGCATAATAAATATCTGGAAGTTTGAGGTCGCCATTACGTTTCTTGATCTCCAGATCTTCAAAGTACCGAACCCCATCGTAAGCGATATAACCGAAAAGTCCGTTGTTGATGAATTTAAAATCAGAATCTTCAGTTTCAAATTGCTTTGAAAATTCCTGGATTTGATGCGGTACGTTTACTTCAGGAGTAATCTCGGTTGTTTTTTTACTTCCGTCAGGAAAAACTTCGGTAATCACTTCATTTTGAATCTTGATAGAAGCGATAGGATTACAGCATATATAGGAGAAACTATTATCGTTGGCATGATAATCGCTACTTTCCAGCAAGAGGCTATTGGGATATTTGTCCCGGATTTTTAAATAGACACTCACCGGCGTAATGGTATCGGCAAGGAGTTTTTTATAGGTGGTTTTTAGTTGGTACATAAATGTTTATTTCTGTCACTACCGCGAAGGCGGGAGTCTATTCTTAAATTAATGTGTTTCTTTTTAAATTCTATGTTCTGAGATTTCCGCCTTCGCGGAAATGACAAAAAAACTAAATAAAAAAAGGCTTGTCGTGAGACAAGCCTTTTGTATGAATTTATACTATAGCGATGTTACTTCACGACGTTTGACGTAAATTGTTCCACCACCAGGTATTTGTTGTAATTGTTTTCATAAAGTGTAATAAATACCCATTTG is a window of Salegentibacter salegens DNA encoding:
- a CDS encoding anthranilate synthase component I family protein: MYQLKTTYKKLLADTITPVSVYLKIRDKYPNSLLLESSDYHANDNSFSYICCNPIASIKIQNEVITEVFPDGSKKTTEITPEVNVPHQIQEFSKQFETEDSDFKFINNGLFGYIAYDGVRYFEDLEIKKRNGDLKLPDIYYAVYQNIIAINHFNNEAYIFDHSYNTDSKIAEIEQLIKVKNFATYNFERQQEPISNLTDEEFKANVRLGKKHCYRGDVFQIVLSRRFSQKFKGDEFNVYRALRSVNPSPYLFYFDYGNFKIFGSSPEAQLVVQDGQAEIHPIAGTFKRTGNDEEDAELAKKLAADEKENAEHVMLVDLARNDLSRHGSNVKVEKYREIQFFSHVIHLVSKVTGTKDPKTPTMQVVADTFPAGTLSGAPKHSAMKLIEKYENVNRDAYGGAIGFMDFHGNFNHAIIIRSFVSKDHQLHYQAGAGVVSESVEENELQEVYNKLGALTKALDIAEDI